atatatatacacatatatatgtatatacatacatacatacatacatacatgcatatatgtgtgtgtgtgtattacaTAGTCCATCTTTTTCCTGATGCACAATGTTGGAAATTGAAATGTAATAATCCCTTCCATTCAAATTTCTTTTTTCCTCTTTAACATACCACATCTCCATTAGAGTTCTCCTTTGACTTTCTTTATTGGAAAAGAAGAATAAATGTATGGTCTCCTATCTTATCACTATGGATATCATTATCTTGATGTAAATTCCTCTTGATATTTTTTTCTCTGTAACCAATACCTGAGCAAACCTTTTCTCTGTGTTGGCAATTATTTTCTTTTCCAGGATCATATGCACATAGTTACAGTCATCTCAGGTGATTCATTCAAGTTCATGGACTATTTTGAGATCGTACAGCCTATCCAATCCCTGTACAGTATACCGAGTTTTCTTGTCTCTTAGAACTAGAATCAGCAGAGAAATCACTGAACTGTGCTTTTATCATGAGAAGTACCTTGTTTTGTACTTCTTCACATCAGTGTGACCTTGTGTGTAGATTACTCTTAGTGTACACTATACAATTTTATGTAAATGGAGGTTTCAAAAAAAGATGATAAATGTATCTAATGCATTGCTTCTGCAACCATTCTGAACCTTGCATATAACCTTTGTCGCAATGTTTGTAAATTTCCTTGTTTATGAACTCCTAATTGCATCATCTGTATGTCAAGAAAATAAACACGATTCCAGAAATATCAAAATCTACAAAGTATGAACATGTTTAACATACAAGAAGCACCAAACCTAAATTAGGAAAAAGCCTGATTTTGGCACAATTTGTTTGTGGGATAGACTTCTGTTAGCTATTAATCTGAACTGATTGAGATTTAACGGCCACCTGAGCTGGGTTTTGACGGTCCTGATTTGTCTCAAGTGCAGATTTGACATAGTCCTTTGGAAATTAAAAAATCCAGAATTTTTTTTAACTTCTATTTCATGTTCAATTGCCTGTCAGAAGAAAAGAGCAAGAAGAGAATGAGAATGCAATCTTATACGTTGCCTGAGCTTCATGAGTTTGCAATCAGCTTGCTTGATATTGTCATATCTATGGAGGTCTATCAGTCTGTTTGGTTATAGTTATGGAAGGCAACGTCTTTTCTAAATAATTGTGATAAATATCCTACTCAAGATTTACTGGAAATGAGTAAGAATTATATTCATATATGACTTGTAGCTGGGTTTAAAACGTCTTTACAGACTgtgtttccaacattctcatctttTCACTTTAGTCTTCCATGCCATTTCTATTTTGGTATGACTTTGAATGAATTATTGCAAGTGAAAAATTTTTATCTGTTATATGAGTGGTTTGATTTTCTCGCTGAAGAAGAGGCATTGTATAAATGTCAATGGCTGATCTGGCCCCTATTTCCAACCGTCTGCAGATTGATGGCAATCCCCCTGCTTGAATATaacatctgattttttttttcaataatgaCCTATGTGTTCTTGAGATATTTATCTACGTCCTGGATTAATGATGTTCTATTTTGGCAGATATTATTATGGTCATCGGTGCAGTGTTGGCAGGTTATGTCTCATGCTTGCTGCAGCAtggatttgggcctctcatttccCACAAGGTGATAAAATATAGATATAATGTGTTTTGCTTGTCTTGCCTTTGTTTCTTATCTTTCCAAAGCAATATTTAGGCATCGATAATAGGTCTTGTCATTCTCCAGTTACAAGCACTATATTCATACTGTCATACTTAATTATCATACGTGAGAGCCCTCACTTATTTTCTATTTAATTTACAATTGTTAATAACATCTGATTTTTGTTTCTTCAGAATCAAGCGTTCGAAAGTGCACAACACGAGGGCAACTCCTTGGAGAAACCTACTCTCGTTGTAGAGACCCTGAAAGAGGAGCCTGGTGCTGGATGGCCATCTCTCGGGAGGCTTCTTGTTGATCTATCTAAATTTGCTGTTGAAGGAATTGGCAATATGCTTCTCAACCTCGTCCCATTTGGCCTTTGTCGCAAACGAAGTGCTGGCCTGACTCCTCTCAAAGATCATCTTGTCATGCCTGAAGACAAAGCAGTACCGCCCGTTGTGCAGAAGCAAAAGAGTCCCTCGCCTATGTCCGAGACACTTCATGAACCAAATGTGGTCACCGAAACAGCACCAAAGCCCCAGAAGAGTAGCAAAGTCCCCAAATTCAAGGATCCCTCGCTGCCTAGCAAGCACAGATCATCGAAGAGACAAGAGTATGCAGACTTTTATGGCTCTGTAGAGGCTCAGGTGAGTTCTAAGCCCCAGAAAGATCGAGTTCGGCACCGTCATCGTGACAAGAGTTCCGAGGCCCTCTTTGGTGCTGTGGGCACTGAACCAAAATCAGTCGAGATGAAGTCAGCCGACTACAGTGATCCAAAGTTTGATCATTACAACATCAGAAGCAAGTATGGCCCGGATAACACTTTTCGCTACTAAATAAACTGATCGGTGTGTTCCTGAATTGTCTTTCATGCGTAACAAGCTAGGAGGGATCTGGTGCAGTGATGAGTGACCCTGGCAGTGCTTGTGGCTTTGCCTCTGTTGTTGGCTGTAGTGAAATCCTACACAGTTTGCATAATTGATTAGCCTAGCAATTTCGTGGTGGTTTTTGTAATATAATCTTCGAAATCTAGGATATGAGAACATATAATCTAGCAGTTCTATCGTGCATGACTTGTGTTTCTACTTGTCGACAAGTTGTGCACTAAATACCTGGTTGCATAATCGACACATGAACATGTTCCATCTGTCAATTCCaagtttatatttatttaaaggaGCCAAACGGGAGAACTTTTCTTAGCCATTTCCACAGGTGCTGGCAATGCCCCTAACGTACAGCTAAATGGATCTCAATTGCTCATCAACTCAGGTTTGAGGTTAAACAAATACTTGCGTACAGCTAAATGGATCTCAATTGCTCAGCAACTCAGGTTTGAGGTTAAACAAAGACTTGGATGCCGAGGAGGGTTCTAACTTAAACTAGAAGCAAGACATGACAAAGATTTGGCTTAGGATTCCACTAAAGGAATTGGCTCACAAATACTCAGAAGTGTTTGGCAGATGATCTCTTCCTCACGAGAGGAAGGAGTGAGTGGACCACATC
This DNA window, taken from Musa acuminata AAA Group cultivar baxijiao chromosome BXJ3-7, Cavendish_Baxijiao_AAA, whole genome shotgun sequence, encodes the following:
- the LOC135643683 gene encoding uncharacterized protein LOC135643683, translated to MNRSLRLLVLLLAAASAAFLGSKAQATPTGAIVKHLSSVLKWTKPSPKTTHHDGDVVEFESGYFVETLVEGDKLGVVPHTIRVSPEGELFAVDATNNNIVRITPPLSQYSRARLVAGSFQGYSGHVDGKPSDARFYHPKGVTMDDKGNVYVADTSNLAIRKIGEAGVTTIAGGKSNIAGYRDGPSEDAKFSTDFDVVYVGRTCSLLVVDRGNAALRQISLQQEDCEYQYSSVSTSDIIMVIGAVLAGYVSCLLQHGFGPLISHKNQAFESAQHEGNSLEKPTLVVETLKEEPGAGWPSLGRLLVDLSKFAVEGIGNMLLNLVPFGLCRKRSAGLTPLKDHLVMPEDKAVPPVVQKQKSPSPMSETLHEPNVVTETAPKPQKSSKVPKFKDPSLPSKHRSSKRQEYADFYGSVEAQVSSKPQKDRVRHRHRDKSSEALFGAVGTEPKSVEMKSADYSDPKFDHYNIRSKYGPDNTFRY